The region TCTGTTGGAAGTGATTGAAATCATTTCGCCTTGTTCGATAGACCTGGGGAGTCGAATCACAGATGTATCACGGGATTGCTGCACTCCTGGGTCGTTCGATGAAACTCGACGCCCGGCAACTGCCACCAAATCTTTTTCGACTGGGATTTGTACTGGCTCTGTACGGTGCATTACTGATTGCACAGCTCGAAGCAGGGAGCTTCGGTGCTCCCGGGCTGAGGTTCTTTCAGAATATCGCCTGGTTGAATTTTCTGGTGATTCTCTTCTCGGGAGTGACTTACTTCTCGACAGCCATTACTGAAGAGAAAGAAGAGGCCACTCTGGGCCTCTTGCGCATGGCCGGGATCAGTCCGATTGGAATTCTGCTGGGCAAATCGACCAGCCGACTGATCAGCGCTCTGATTCTGTTGACGATTCAAGTTCCCTTTACACTCTTGGCAATCACGCTGGGTGGGGCAACTCTCGACCAGATTCTGGCGGCGTATGTGGCTCTAGGTGCCTTTATTATCTTTCTCGCCAATGCGGGCCTGTTTTCTTCGGTCATCTGTGCTCGTGGTGGAACAGCCGCTGCTCTGACCTGCTTCTGGGTTGGTCTCTACTTCATCATGCCCTGGTTCGCTTTTTACATTTCGTCAGAGATTCGAACTGCCGGTGGCCCGACAACAACCATCTCGAACTGGGTAGTCGCCACCAGCGATCTGCTGCAACAGACTTCCGTGGCGAGTGAACTCAGCCAGATTGTCTCTTCGGGCTATGGCGATCTGAGTGATGTTCTCCCTGTGGATGAGGATGGGCAACCGATTTCCTCCTGGTCATGGGCCGTCTGGCAGATTCGCTTCAAAATGCTGGCCACAACACAGGTCATTTCGAACATTATTGGTGGTTTACTCTTCTTTGCGATTTCGTGGATTCTCTTTGACCGGCTGACACGTTACGAACGTCCCGGCTTTGTCGCCGAACGCAATTTGTTCATGCCGATAAAAATCGGTCGTGCTCAGCGGTCTCCTCTGGGGCAGGCCTGGCAGAACCCGCTCATCTGGAAAGACTTTTACTTTGTGGCGGGCGGGCCACGATGGCTCTTTTTTCGACAGTTGCTCATCTGGATTGTGGTGATTGTCCTTTATTTCTGGATGTCATTTGCCGGTGCTTTCGGGAGTGGCAGTTACTTCGAACTCGACCAGTTGTTCGCGATCGCGCTGACGATTTTCATTCTTGTCCTGATTATCGAAGCCTCGATTTACAGCTCTCGCATCTTCCAAACCGAATTGCAGAACCAGACACTTTCGGCATTGCTGATGCTCCCCTGCTCCGTCGCCTACCTGGGTTATTCGAAAGCAGTGGGTTGCCTGCTGGGACTGGTTCCCACGTTCATCTCGATTTTCTTCGCCTGGGTGGGAATTCTCGCATCCTCGGCGTACGTCGATCGCACACTCGAATCGACATTTGAAGTCCTTGGTCAGCCGATAGTCTGGTGTGGAGTCACGTTGGTGGTGATCTTCCTGAATCTTGTCACCACGATTTCGCTCTTCCTCAAATGGGGGGCTCTCCCGTTGAGTTTTGTCATCGTCTTCTTTGGCAGCAGTTGCTGTCCTCTGACATATATTCTCATGGCCTTTGCCGGTGCCGCCAACGACCCGCTGGGTGCTGCGGCAGGGATTCTGATCAACATCATGGCCATGGCGCTGATCAGCCTGGTCTTCCATGCCGTCATCGCTTCGCGTCTGCAGGCCCTGGGCAGCAAACTTTAATCTCTCCGTGTGCCATGCTTTGTGTGCTGTGTGCCATGCTTGCGGCTCTGCGCAAGCATGTTCAACAACTTTTCGCCCGCCATTTCCAATTGTGATTCCTCCCAGAACTGTTCGAACCAGGTACTTCGATCTTCTTTCGGCTATACTGCACGAGTGCCCAGTTCTTGTCCGGGTTCAATACTGATTCCCTCCCTGCAGTGACGTTTTCAACCCATGCCCTCTTTTCTGCACGTAGCCGACCTGCATCTCGACAGTCCGAGAAGTGGACTTTCCCGCGATGCCAGTGCCCCGGTTTCTGAAATTCAGCAGGCTCCTCGCAGAGCACTCGAGCGATTGATTGACGAAGCCTTAAGGCGAAAGGTTTCCGCAGTCGTGATTGCTGGCGATCTTTACGATGGCGACTGGAAAGACCACCAGACGGGTCTCTTCTTCGTGAGGCAGGCCCAGAAGCTGGCCGACGCCAGGATCCCGGTGGTGATGATCACCGGCAATCACGATGCCCAGTCAGTCATCACCCAGCAGCTTCCTTTACCCCCCAACGTGAAAGTTTTAAGTGTCGATGCACCCGAGACATTCCTGCTCGAGGATTGCGGTCTGGCACTGCATGGGCAAGGTTTCAAGAACCGGGCCGTGCCGCAGAATCTGTCGGCGAACTATCCCGCTAAAATCAACAGCCTCTTGAACATAGGGCTCCTGCATACGTCGCTGACAGGCTTCGAAGGGCACGAAGTTTATGCCCCCTGCAGCTTGAGCGATCTGGCCCGGACCGGCTACGAATACTGGGCCTTAGGCCATATTCATAAGCGGCAGGAATTTCCTCTGGCCAGTGGCGGGATGGCGGTTTTTCCAGGAAATCTGCAGGGGCGCCATATTCGTGAATGCGGGCCCAAAGGCTGCGAAATCATCGAGTATCAACCGAATGGAATTCTCCAGCGAGAGTCAATTGTCCTCGATGTCTTTCGTTGGGAACTGCTTTCGATTTCAGTGGACGGATTATCTTCCCGAGACGAAATTCTCGCACTGATTGAAGATCACCTGCGCGCTTTTCGCACTTCCGCAGATCCCCAACCACATGCCCTGCGCATCGAACTGATGGGGGCCACAACTTGTCATGGTCAGCTCATCGACCGCCAGCGGGAACTTCGTGCCGAAATTCAGAGCCTGGTGGTACAGTCAGGAAGTGGCAACTGGTGGCTCGAAGACCTTTCGCTCCGCACAACTTTTCCAGAGGCATCCATCGATGCCGCTTTGACCAGTGCTGCCTCTCAGGAATTGCTGGCATTGGCCCGGTCGGAACTGCAGGCAGCCCATTCCTCTCCCGAACTGCATCGTCTGATGCAAAACCTGACTGAGGATTTGCGGAAGAAGCTCCCTGCGGAAATCTCGTGGAGTGATGTCCTTGGCCCCACCTCTTCGCACGCTGCAGGCTCTACGACAAACCAGGCATCAACTAATGCTGGAATCGAGTGGAGTCCACTCCTGGAAGAATCTTTAGCACTTCTTTCGGCTCGGTTGGAGCAGCCCCAGACACAAGTCTCCACAGGTCGAAAGGGGCGGTCATGAGGATTGCTTCACTCCATCTGGAAAATGTCGGCCCATTCCGCAAGACGACCTGGAACCTCGATCCATCCCGAGGTT is a window of Planctopirus limnophila DSM 3776 DNA encoding:
- a CDS encoding metallophosphoesterase family protein; this translates as MPSFLHVADLHLDSPRSGLSRDASAPVSEIQQAPRRALERLIDEALRRKVSAVVIAGDLYDGDWKDHQTGLFFVRQAQKLADARIPVVMITGNHDAQSVITQQLPLPPNVKVLSVDAPETFLLEDCGLALHGQGFKNRAVPQNLSANYPAKINSLLNIGLLHTSLTGFEGHEVYAPCSLSDLARTGYEYWALGHIHKRQEFPLASGGMAVFPGNLQGRHIRECGPKGCEIIEYQPNGILQRESIVLDVFRWELLSISVDGLSSRDEILALIEDHLRAFRTSADPQPHALRIELMGATTCHGQLIDRQRELRAEIQSLVVQSGSGNWWLEDLSLRTTFPEASIDAALTSAASQELLALARSELQAAHSSPELHRLMQNLTEDLRKKLPAEISWSDVLGPTSSHAAGSTTNQASTNAGIEWSPLLEESLALLSARLEQPQTQVSTGRKGRS